A stretch of the Festucalex cinctus isolate MCC-2025b chromosome 20, RoL_Fcin_1.0, whole genome shotgun sequence genome encodes the following:
- the ropn1l gene encoding ropporin-1-like protein encodes MPPPETMFCSQQINIPSGLPEVLKNFTKAAIRTQPKDLLVWSAAYFEALAKGEILPVKERLELDYGNQNKDALLTPGLLKTLHKQLSTAEICGRESLHNKWKALCLPMEQLENMLILGNFSMEINWMEFFALGCSALGDSLKTSLKVACEILTEDEEGGAARIPFEIFSLMCTYLASLDKEMPPGHIDAFLARLQPQVKVQHGLIKPLDFIHQEDMNPPSESSD; translated from the exons ATGCCTCCTCCAGAGACCATGTTCTGCTCCCAGCAAATCAACATTCCGTCGGGACTGCCGGAAGTCCTCAAGAACTTCACAAAAGCAGCCATCCGAACTCAGCCCAAAGATCTGCTGGTGTGGTCGGCAGC cTACTTCGAGGCATTGGCTAAAGGGGAGATTCTGCCAGTTAAGGAGAGGCTAGAGTTGGATTATGGCAACCAGAATAAAGATGCTCTGCTGACACCAGGTCTGCTAAAGACTCTTCACAAACAG CTGTCGACTGCGGAAATTTGCGGCAGAGAGTCATTGCATAACAAATGGAAGGCTCTGTGTCTGCCCATGGAGCAGCTGGAGAACATGCTGATACTGGGCAACTTCAGCATGGAAATCAACTGGATGGAGTTTTTTGCACTGGGCTGCAGTGCTCTGGGAGAT TCTCTCAAGACCTCCCTCAAGGTGGCTTGTGAGATCCTGACTGAGGACGAGGAGGGGGGTGCCGCAAGGATCCCCTTTGAGATATTTTCATTGATGTGCACCTACCTGGCGAGCCTGGACAAAGAAATGCCGCCGGGCCATATTGACGCCTTCCTCGCTCGCCTGCAGCCACAAGT CAAAGTACAACACGGCCTGATCAAACCTCTCGACTTCATCCATCAGGAGGATATGAACCCGCCCAGTGAGTCATCGGACTGA